A portion of the Acanthopagrus latus isolate v.2019 chromosome 21, fAcaLat1.1, whole genome shotgun sequence genome contains these proteins:
- the LOC119011065 gene encoding actin-binding protein IPP: MSSVSVSTSACCGGGGDAAMATQACEQALLASDRYARLILAQMNKMRLRTDFCDVGLNVGGRVFRVHRLVLAASSPYFVALFSGGMREADKEEVQILGVETEVFEVLLEFIYTGVISVTVENVQELMVAADMLQLNEVVSICGEFLKGHMDPINCVGIFQFLELIACMAMLEFTENYIHVHFLEVCVTDEFKGLSKDQLVRLLRSEELRIEDEYQVFTAAMDWVLQDVAKRKKHIVEVLEPVRFPLLSPQRLFKYIEGITDFSLRVALQTLLKEYTEVTKSPKENKMYSQLQPAKMRPRRKARKYLYAIGGYTRLQGGRWSDSRALSCVERFDTFNQYWTTVSSLHQARSGLGVAVLEGMIYVVGGEKDSMIFDCTERYDPVTKQWAAVASLNYPRCGVGVCPCHGALYALGGWIGSEIGKTMERYDPEENKWEVIGSMAVPRYYFGCCELQGFIYVIGGISDEGMELRSAEVYDPMSHRWSALPVMVTRRAYVGVACLSNCIYAVGGWNEALGALETVEKYCPEEEKWVEVAPMSTARAGVSVSAVNGLLYAVGGRAASRDFSAPVTVDSVEIYDPHLDTWTEVGNMITSRCDGGLAVL, from the exons ATGTCCTCCGTCTCTGTGTCAACATCCGcttgttgtggtggtggtggtgatgctgCCATGGCTACCCAGGCGTGCGAGCAGGCTCTGCTGGCCTCAGACCGCTACGCCAGACTCATCCTGGCCCAGATGAACAAGATGCGGCTCCGCACCGACTTCTGTGACGTGGGGCTGAATGTGGGCGGCCGGGTCTTTAGGGTCCACCGGCTGGTGCTCGCCGCCAGCAGCCCGTATTTCGTTGCTCTGTTCTCCGGGGGGATGCGGGAGGCCGATAAAGAGGAGGTGCAGATCCTCGGAGTGGAGACTGAAGTCTTTGAGGTTCTGCTGGAGTTCATATACACAG GAGTGATCAGTGTGACAGTGGAGAACGTCCAGGAGCTGATGGTGGCAGCAGACATGCTGCAGCTGAACGAGGTGGTGTCTATCTGTGGAGAGTTCCTCAAGGGCCACATGGATCCGATCAACTGTGTGGGCATCTTTCAGTTCCTTGAGCTGATTGCCTGCATGGCTATGCTAGAGTTCACCGAGAACTACATTCATGTCCACTTTCTGGAG GTGTGTGTCACAGATGAGTTTAAGGGCCTGTCAAAGGATCAGCTGGTGAGGCTGCTAAGAAGTGAAGAGCTAAGAATTGAGGATGAGTACCAGGTATTCACTGCGGCCATGGACTGGGTTCTCCAAGATGtggcaaagaggaaaaaacatataGTGGAGGTGCTGGAACCAGTTCGCTTCCCTCTGCTTTCCCCACAGAGACTGTTCAAGTACATAGAGG GTATCACCGACTTCAGCCTGCGGGTGGCACTGCAGACTCTGCTGAAGGAATACACTGAAGTAACAAAGTCACCCAAAGAAAATAAGATGTACAGTCAGCTCCAGCCAGCCAAGATGAGACCCAGAAGAAAAGCCCGGAAATACCTCTATGCCATAG GAGGCTACACTAGGCTGCAGGGCGGCCGCTGGAGTGACAGCCGGGCGTTGAGCTGTGTGGAGCGCTTTGACACTTTTAACCAGTACTGGACCACCGTGTCGTCTCTGCACCAGGCCCGCAGTGGGTTGGGGGTCGCAGTGCTGGAGGGCATGATCTACGTGGTTGGAG gTGAGAAAGACTCAATGATTTTTGACTGCACGGAGAGGTACGACCCAGTGACTAAGCAGTGGGCCGCTGTGGCGTCTCTGAACTATCCCCGCTGTGGCGTTGGCGTCTGCCCCTGCCACGGAGCTCTCTACGCACTTG GTGGTTGGATTGGCTCTGAGATTGGGAAGACCATGGAGCGATACGACCCAGAGGAGAACAAGTGGGAGGTCATCGGCAGCATGGCCGTTCCACGTTATTACTTTGGCTGCTGCGAGCTACAGG GGTTTATTTATGTGATTGGAGGAATCAGTGACGAAGGAATGGAGCTGCGCTCCGCCGAGGTATATGACCCAATGTCCCATCGATGGAGCGCCCTGCCCGTCATGGTCACGCGTCGGGCCTATGTGGGAGTCGCCTGCCTCAGTAACTGCATTTACGCAGTGGGCGGCTGGAATGAGGCGCTGGGTGCACTGGAGACAGTTGAGAAGTACTGTCCAGAAGAG GAGAAATGGGTCGAGGTGGCCCCGATGTCCACAGCTCGTGCAGGCGTGTCAGTGTCAGCAGTCAATGGGCTGCTGTATGCTGTCGGGGGTAGAGCCGCCAGCAGAGACTTCTCTGCCCCGGTGACCGTTGACTCTGTGGAAATCTATGACCCACACCTGGACACCTGGACCGAAGTCGGCAACATGATCACCAGCCGCTGTGACGGCGGGCTGGCTGTGCTCTGA
- the LOC119011070 gene encoding transmembrane protein 69-like yields MIPFASGRRIISGVPVWRCLQQITRAPPPTKAQLLLHTQASSVVMPPRLTCTNRLLSIRPVSWPASRLCHEDSRSPSERADSKGGFSLRALGHAPKPALYLGFSGLIPFISAPLLMAATQSFFPEVAYAQMVYGATIVSFLGGARWGFAIPEGSPAKPDWMNLGNSVVPSLLAWLALLCRDNFAEGALVVIMGLGLSLHYDLTLLPGYPSWFKAMRTVLTLVATFSLAATLAIKKFCSEKKIKELQN; encoded by the exons atgatTCCATTTGCATCTGGAAGACGCATAATTTCTGGG GTTCCGGTATGGAGATGTCTTCAGCAGATAACTAGAGCCCCACCACCAACAAAAGCTCAGCTGCTGTTACACACTCAAGCCTCCTCAGTGGTAATGCCACCCAGACTAACGTGCACCAACAGGTTGTTGAGCATAAGGCCTGTGAGCTGGCCTGCATCTCGTCTCTGCCATGAGGATTCCCGAAGCCCCTCAGAGAGAGCTGACAGCAAAGGGGGTTTCAGTTTGAGGGCCCTTGGCCACGCTCCAAAACCAGCTCTGTACCTTGGTTTCTCTGGGCTCATCCCCTTCATCTCTGCCCCCCTCCTGATGGCCGCCACGCAGTCCTTCTTCCCTGAAGTGGCATATGCTCAAATGGTTTACGGAGCCACTATAGTCTCCTTCCTTGGAGGTGCCCGCTGGGGGTTTGCCATCCCTGAGGGTAGTCCTGCTAAGCCTGACTGGATGAACTTGGGCAACAGTGTGGTGCCATCACTTCTGGCCTGGCTGGCGCTGCTCTGCAGGGACAATTTCGCAGAGGGTGCCCTGGTAGTTATTATGGGACTGGGTCTCTCACTGCACTATGACCTGACCCTGCTGCCTGGTTACCCCTCCTGGTTTAAAGCCATGCGGACTGTCCTCACTCTGGTCGCCACCTTCTCACTGGCGGCTACCCTCGCAATTAAAAAATTCTGCTCTGAAAAGAAGATCAAAGAGCTTCAAAATTGA
- the gpbp1l1 gene encoding vasculin-like protein 1, with translation MAQHDFVPAWLNFSTPQPAKSPAANLEKQGEPHLHRDSRTAVSRRRHNSSDGFFNNGSLRAPSGDGWQQPSLLLRHDSVDSGVAKGGHGGLAGGPCWKETPSWHGAPRGAQDGHHHQGRHPKRVGGDRDRQVGHRQRNGNFHPRKGASYQDKFPNEERKDSKDDKLKFVEEDFPSLNPETTGKPGTTMRAVAPHAGVWENPPSGKQMVSKMLVIKKVSKEDPSTAFSAGFATAGALPTNGSKAPIAGSSVYKNLVPKPAVAPTKSTQWKSGGREITKSGLHMPGRDSVFTSPVSAAKPSTPVSAPQHNTQKEHPSSTTPPIDIAPSRLKLMRRGPDRKSEFLRALKDEGTGELTTSSSPGTSGEGESSTPEPKAYSEEVCHENGLSYSLSDSDTEHLSSSLEAEHRLLKAMGWQEYPENDDNFLPLTEDELREFQTKTEQLKRNGMQRNGALPRARGVTLHFTPWRSVAEANVEEGSESETSSSSQTSDDDDCIKS, from the exons ATGGCGCAGCATGACTTTGTCCCTGCCTGGCTTAACTTCTCCACGCCCCAGCCTGCCAAG TCCCCTGCTGCCAACCTTGAGAAACAAGGTGAGCCCCACCTCCACAGGGACAGCAGAACTGCTGTGAGCCGCCGCCGCCACAACTCCTCTGATGGCTTCTTTAACAACGGCTCCTTGCGTGCCCCATCAG GTGACGGATGGCAGCAGCCCTCTCTGCTTCTGAGGCACGACTCGGTGGACTCGGGGGTGGCCAAGGGAGGGCATGGTGGGCTGGCGGGGGGCCCGTGTTGGAAGGAAACACCCAGCTGGCATGGAGCTCCGCGGGGCGCCCAGGACGGCCACCACCACCAGGGACGCCACCCCAAACGGGTAGGAGGCGACAGGGACAGGCAGGTGGGGCACCGGCAGCGCAACGGCAACTTTCATCCCCGCAAGGGCGCCTCGTACCAGGACAAGTTCCCCAACGAGGAACGCAAAGACAGCAAGGACGACAAGCTGAAGTTCGTGGAGGAGGACTTT cctTCCCTCAACCCTGAAACAACTGGAAAGCCTGGGACTACGATGCGAGCAGTGGCCCCCCATGCTGGAGTGTGGG AAAACCCCCCTAGTGGCAAACAGATGGTGTCCAAAATGTTGGTCATCAAGAAGGTTTCCAAGGAGGACCCCAGCACAGCCTTCTCCGCAGGGTTTGCCACTGCTGGCGCCTTGCCCACCAACGGCAGCAAAGCTCCCATCGCAGGCTCCAGCGTCTACAAGAACCTGGTCCCAAAGCCTGCTGTGGCCCCCACCAAA AGCACCCAGTGGAAATCCGGTGGCAGAGAGATCACTAAGTCTGGCCTTCACATGCCAGGCCGAGATTCAGTCTTCACCAGCCCCGTCTCTGCAGCCAAACCCAGCACCCCAGTCAGTGCACCACAGCACAACACCCAGAAAGAG CACCCATCGAGCACGACTCCTCCCATAGACATCGCCCCATCGAGGCTGAAGCTGATGCGCCGCGGTCCGGACCGTAAGAGCGAGTTCCTGCGAGCTCTGAAGGACGAGGGCACCGGAGAGCTGACGACAAGCAGCAGCCCGGGAACATCTGGAGAG GGTGAAAGCAGCACCCCAGAGCCGAAAGCCTACAGCGAGGAAGTCTGCCACGAGAATGGTCTGTCCTACTCCCTCAGTGACTCAGACACTGAACACCTGTCCAGCTCCCTGGAGGCAGAGCACCG GTTGCTGAAGGCCATGGGCTGGCAGGAGTACCCAGAGAACGATGACAACTTCCTGCCTCTGACAGAGGATGAGCTGAGAGAGTTCCAGACTAAAACTGAACAG CTGAAGAGGAACGGCATGCAGAGGAACGGGGCTCTCCCGAGGGCGCGGGGTGTGACCCTCCACTTCACCCCCTGGAGGAGTGTGGCGGAGGCGAACGTCGAGGAGGGCTCCGAGTCCGAAACCAGTAGCAGCAGCCAGACCTCTGACGACGACGACTGCATCAAATCCTAA
- the LOC119011067 gene encoding histone-binding protein N1/N2-like — MEEANKLIGTGKKHLVMGKVVEAVNVLQEACGMLAKKYGDTADECGEAFYWCGKALLDLARMENSVLGNALEGVPEEEDEEKPKDSNVESTENIDEKTRDELRVQVYDAMAEKKSEDPEKMKTEGGDKGEDKEKSGDAEKDEAGDEPQSATKSETDEEKKSEVNGSKTESEDKEAEKDSGDKEGEAEDDEEEEDEEMEGDAEEQGEGEDAAEKDSEDEEVGNLQLAWEMLEVAKVIYKRKESKEEQLMAAQTHLKLGEVSAESGNYAQALEDFQECLKLQVKHLDPDSRLLAETHYQLGLTYSLNLQYSQAIEELKSSISVIKSRLDNLQELLDKAEGPESLPDERKEMEELKALLPEINEKVEDATEGLKTSSTDAMKGSPDGGSTSSALPGSTEQNGVPSSSSKINGTSTNGVSSTNGHASKAAVSDISHLVRKKRKPEESPVKEGAVKKVKQDAGQTNGAQEPQTNGDANGHA, encoded by the exons ATGGAGGAGGCTAACAAGCTAATCGGCACGGGCAAGAAGCACCTGGTGATGGGGAAGGTGGTGGAGGCGGTGAACGTCCTGCAGGAGGCCTGCGGCATGCT AGCTAAGAAGTATGGGGACACAGCCGACGAGTGTGGCGAGGCTTTCTACTGGTGTGGTAAAGCTCTGCTGGATTTGGCACG GATGGAGAACTCGGTGCTGGGTAACGCTCTGGAAGGAGtgccggaggaggaggatgaagaaaaaCCCAAGGACTCCAACGTCGAGAGCACAGAAAACATCGATG AGAAGACCAGAGATGAGCTGAGGGTTCAGGTGTACGACGCCATGGCGGAGAAGAAAAGCGAAGACCCGGAGAAGATGAAAACTGAAGGAGGGGACAAGGGCGAAGATAAAGAGAAGAGCGGCGACGCAGAGAAGGACGAGGCTGGTGATGAGCCACAGAGCGCGACAAAGAGTGAGACGGAcgaggaaaaaaagagtgaggTTAATGGAAGCAAGACTGAGAGTGAAGACAAAGAGGCTGAGAAAGACTCCGGAGACAAGGAAGGGGAGGCAGAAG acgacgaggaggaggaggatgaagagatggagggggatGCGGAGGAGCAAGGTGAAGGAGAGGACGCAGCTGAGAAG gacagtgaggatgaggaggtgggGAACCTGCAGCTGGCCTGGGAGATGTTGGAAGTAGCTAAAGTCATCTACAAAAG gAAAGAGTCTAAGGAGGAGCAACTCATGGCAGCCCAGACTCACCTGAAACTTGGCGAAGTTTCTGCTGAATCAG GAAATTACGCTCAGGCATTGGAGGATTTCCAGGAGTgtctgaagctgcaggtgaagcACCTGGACCCAGACAGCCGCCTGCTGGCCGAGACTCACTACCAGCTGGGCCTGACTTACAGCTTGAATCTCCAGTACAGCCAGGCCATCGAGGAGCTGAAGAGCTCCATCTCTGTGATAAAGAGCAGGCTGG ACaacctgcaggagctgctggacaaGGCGGAGGGTCCCGAGTCTCTACCTGACGAGaggaaggagatggaggagctgaaggctcTGCTGCCGGAGATCAATGAGAAGGTGGAGGACGCCACAGAGGGTCTGAAAACATCCAGCACAGATGCTATGAAGGGTTCACCG gacGGAGGCTCCACGTCCTCTGCATTGCCTGGGTCCACTGAACAGAATGGCGTCCCTTCATCCAGTTCAAAg ATTAACGGAACATCAACCAACGGAGTCAGTTCTACCAACGGACACGCCTCCAAAGCTGCAGTCTCTGACATCTCCCACCTGGTCAGGAAGAAG AGGAAACCAGAGGAGAGTCCAGTGAAGGAGGGCGCGGTCAAGAAGGTGAAGCAGGATGCCGGTCAGACTAATGGAGCGCAGGAGCCTCAGACTAACGGAGACGCTAACGGACACGCTTAA